A genomic segment from Candidatus Poribacteria bacterium encodes:
- a CDS encoding thioesterase family protein, producing MHTEYRTKRKIEFADTDMAGIVHFTRFFVFMETAEHEFLRSLGTSVATEWNGDKIGWPRLAASCEYLSPLRFEDEVDIHLLVSKKGTKSLTYQFHFTHQGEDIARGQITTVCCITNPGEKLRAIPIPDFIANQIHNSS from the coding sequence ATGCACACTGAGTACCGAACCAAACGCAAAATTGAGTTCGCCGATACCGATATGGCGGGCATTGTCCATTTTACACGATTTTTTGTATTTATGGAGACTGCGGAGCACGAGTTCCTCCGTAGTTTAGGCACGAGCGTTGCGACTGAATGGAATGGGGATAAAATCGGGTGGCCCCGGCTCGCTGCTTCTTGTGAATATCTAAGTCCGCTCCGGTTTGAAGATGAGGTGGATATCCATCTTTTAGTATCTAAAAAAGGGACGAAATCGCTCACCTACCAGTTTCATTTTACACATCAGGGAGAGGACATCGCACGTGGGCAAATCACGACGGTCTGTTGTATAACAAATCCGGGTGAAAAGCTGCGTGCAATTCCTATCCCCGATTTCATCGCCAATCAGATACACAATTCATCGTAG
- a CDS encoding ABC transporter ATP-binding protein, translating into MHQPPTNRSMLQVSNLSKDYGSVEVLRDVSFSFTDGVSVAITGPSGSGKSTLLHIIGTLEKPTNGQVRINNTDPFALSEPELARYRNSVIGFVFQDHHLLPQYSVLENVLVPTFAFKQQPDANERVHELLNRVGLTDRISHRPGELSGGERQRVAIARALINQPNILLCDEPTGNLDTTTTETIANLLFELHQAEKNVLIVVTHNLTFASRFQQHLQLADGTCTVDSDS; encoded by the coding sequence ATGCATCAACCCCCCACCAACAGATCTATGCTTCAAGTCTCTAATCTCTCTAAAGACTACGGTTCGGTTGAGGTCTTACGAGATGTTTCATTTAGTTTTACAGATGGTGTGTCCGTCGCTATCACCGGTCCCTCCGGTTCCGGTAAAAGCACCCTTTTACACATCATCGGCACTTTGGAGAAACCTACTAACGGACAGGTTAGGATTAACAACACGGATCCGTTTGCCCTCTCCGAACCTGAATTGGCACGATATCGAAATTCCGTGATCGGATTTGTGTTCCAGGACCATCACCTGCTCCCACAATATTCTGTGCTTGAGAATGTTCTCGTGCCTACATTTGCCTTTAAACAGCAGCCTGACGCAAACGAACGGGTGCATGAACTCCTAAACCGGGTTGGGCTTACGGATCGGATATCGCACCGACCTGGTGAACTTTCAGGTGGTGAGCGACAACGCGTTGCGATCGCACGTGCCCTTATTAACCAACCGAATATTCTCCTCTGCGATGAGCCGACAGGCAACCTTGATACTACTACGACTGAAACTATCGCCAATCTGCTCTTTGAACTACATCAAGCGGAAAAAAACGTGTTGATTGTCGTCACACACAATCTTACATTCGCCTCGCGTTTTCAGCAACACCTCCAACTCGCGGATGGCACTTGCACAGTAGATAGCGATTCATAA
- the disA gene encoding DNA integrity scanning diadenylate cyclase DisA — protein MQNISTENQKTRELFATLKLLSPGTYLREGIDYIIQAKTGGLIVIGDAPEILDLTEGGFRINCPYTPTRLYELSKMDGAIILSEDIKCIVRANVTLRISPSIPSSETGLRHRSADKFARETEHIVLAVSQSRNTLTLYLKNQHYMFRERTTLLSGANQTMLALTQHLRALQNALTILNWAELNGNVSLVDVVTAIQLCERVRRAEQELHRYRIELGTQAQSLQHIPELTTEIESGFLITKDYFHESLHDKSEVFEKILELDADSLASQSNISETLGYPSDIGDTFDNLKPRGYRILSQVPCMPFDTIENIVHRFKTLDGIYTAAVGELQAVDGVGKAKASTIKDTLAQMKTMTTQPHVLDLSVLNTEKRNLPVEDCVFGD, from the coding sequence GTGCAAAACATCTCGACAGAAAATCAGAAGACGCGCGAACTGTTTGCGACGCTGAAGCTGCTGTCGCCCGGGACCTATCTGCGGGAAGGTATTGACTATATCATCCAAGCCAAAACTGGTGGACTCATCGTCATTGGTGATGCACCAGAGATTCTGGACTTGACAGAAGGTGGCTTCCGGATTAACTGCCCATATACGCCGACACGCTTATATGAGTTGTCAAAAATGGATGGAGCGATTATCCTTTCTGAAGATATAAAATGCATCGTGCGTGCCAATGTGACGCTGAGGATAAGTCCGTCTATCCCTTCAAGTGAAACTGGGCTTCGCCACCGCTCGGCGGATAAATTTGCGAGAGAGACTGAGCATATCGTGCTCGCTGTGTCGCAGAGTCGGAATACCCTCACCTTGTATCTCAAAAATCAGCACTATATGTTCCGAGAACGTACCACATTGCTTTCCGGAGCGAACCAAACGATGCTTGCGCTTACGCAGCACCTCAGAGCACTGCAAAACGCTCTCACGATTCTCAATTGGGCAGAATTAAATGGAAATGTCTCCTTGGTGGATGTCGTCACTGCTATCCAGTTGTGTGAACGGGTGCGTCGCGCGGAACAGGAATTGCACCGATACAGAATCGAATTGGGAACGCAGGCGCAATCGCTACAACATATTCCCGAACTCACAACTGAGATTGAGAGCGGTTTTCTGATTACGAAAGATTACTTTCATGAAAGTTTACACGACAAATCTGAAGTGTTTGAAAAAATTCTGGAACTTGATGCGGACAGTCTCGCGAGCCAGAGCAATATTAGTGAGACTTTAGGATATCCGAGTGATATTGGGGACACTTTTGATAATCTCAAACCGCGCGGCTACCGGATACTGAGTCAGGTGCCTTGTATGCCGTTCGATACTATTGAAAACATCGTTCACAGGTTCAAAACGTTGGATGGCATCTACACAGCTGCTGTTGGTGAACTCCAAGCAGTTGATGGAGTGGGGAAGGCGAAAGCATCGACTATCAAGGACACCCTCGCGCAAATGAAAACAATGACTACCCAACCTCACGTTCTTGATTTGTCAGTATTGAATACCGAAAAGAGAAATTTACCCGTAGAAGATTGTGTTTTTGGTGACTAA
- a CDS encoding DUF4398 domain-containing protein has product MKRFIALPRKNNIALSLLIGLILASLGLAGCGGKLGKIETSTVDAAIVNAEAAIAAAQDADAPSLASDLFESAKTNLEAAKTALTEKRGDDALRLAYQATVDARLAQMNSVNVTMNSELNASILQKEAEAKDLRHSLRHKETELAGVQSEIQDIQKEEKQLKQAVYDLQNENRELGNTRAAYGKQVAQLSETLSEIQARAQRAETEIRNYGREVASLRRKLEVADRRVKEEGYQKRAVVAEIDSLRRQLREQAQIYTEKLAEASQVSSDTEHAEYLKQKAAEARAHVDSQPALHPTKTGRTSLSEAQIATGKTALGNWARAWHAKNLSAHLAYYEPSLIADKVVIRESKEQRSKIDLQQLKSELHQMSTSAWSKAKTDTEVEGENVIGIHRLTQLATPADENAVALYNIWIREVWMHQVGNDWRIHHEIWQIYENVPNF; this is encoded by the coding sequence ATGAAAAGGTTCATCGCTTTACCGCGGAAGAACAACATCGCCTTGAGTTTACTCATCGGGTTGATTCTCGCTTCGTTGGGTTTGGCAGGGTGTGGCGGGAAACTTGGAAAGATCGAAACGTCGACAGTTGACGCGGCAATTGTGAACGCTGAGGCAGCTATTGCAGCGGCACAGGACGCTGATGCTCCGTCGCTTGCGTCTGATCTGTTTGAATCCGCAAAAACCAATCTTGAAGCTGCAAAAACGGCTCTCACTGAAAAAAGAGGGGACGATGCCCTTCGTCTCGCATATCAAGCAACTGTTGATGCCAGACTTGCACAAATGAATTCCGTCAATGTCACAATGAATTCGGAATTGAACGCATCCATACTTCAGAAGGAGGCTGAGGCGAAAGACCTCCGCCATTCGCTCCGTCATAAAGAGACGGAACTCGCAGGCGTTCAGTCTGAGATTCAGGACATTCAGAAAGAGGAAAAGCAGCTGAAACAAGCGGTTTACGACCTACAGAACGAGAACCGTGAATTGGGCAATACACGGGCAGCCTACGGGAAACAAGTGGCGCAGCTCTCTGAAACTTTATCAGAAATTCAGGCACGTGCGCAACGGGCAGAAACTGAGATTCGCAATTACGGTAGAGAAGTCGCTTCACTCCGTCGAAAACTTGAAGTTGCTGACAGAAGGGTGAAAGAAGAGGGGTATCAGAAACGAGCTGTTGTCGCTGAGATAGATTCTCTGAGAAGGCAACTCCGCGAACAAGCGCAAATCTATACTGAGAAACTCGCCGAAGCAAGTCAGGTGAGTTCGGATACGGAACATGCGGAATATCTCAAGCAGAAGGCAGCAGAAGCACGCGCCCACGTTGACAGTCAACCGGCACTTCATCCTACTAAAACAGGACGAACTTCCCTCTCTGAGGCACAGATCGCGACGGGTAAGACTGCCCTCGGTAATTGGGCACGGGCGTGGCATGCGAAAAACCTCAGTGCCCATCTTGCGTACTATGAACCCAGTCTTATTGCCGATAAAGTTGTGATTCGCGAGAGTAAAGAGCAGCGGAGCAAAATCGATTTGCAACAACTGAAATCCGAACTCCACCAAATGAGCACCAGTGCCTGGAGCAAAGCCAAAACGGACACCGAAGTTGAAGGAGAAAACGTCATCGGTATCCACCGACTGACCCAATTGGCTACTCCAGCAGATGAAAACGCTGTGGCACTCTACAACATTTGGATTCGCGAAGTCTGGATGCATCAAGTTGGTAACGACTGGAGAATTCATCATGAAATCTGGCAAATTTATGAAAACGTGCCGAATTTCTAA